ATCTATTGAATCTTTTGATAGGCAAAACAGTTGCTATTGCTATTGAAAAAGGAATTGTTCGTTCAAAATCGATTATCGTTGATGCTACGCACACCTTATCAAAATCAAATCCATTTTCCGCTGTCCAAGTTTTAAAAGAACGCTCAAGAATACTTCGCAGGGCAATTTATGCCGTGGATCAAGATTGGAAAGAACGTATGCCCAAGAAAAATGAGGATGACGATCTACAAAATGAAATCACGTATTGTAAAGAACTTGAAAAAGTAATCGGGTCCGACCCAACATTGGGTCTAATACCTGCGGTCAAGGAGAAACTGAACCTATTAAAGGAAACGGTCGCGGATACTCAAGACAATTATATTGTTTCAACAGATAAAGATGCTAGGACGGGACACAAATCGGCCGATAGTTCCTTCTTTGGTTACAAGACCCATATTGCAATGACCGAGGAACGTATAATTACGGCAGCGGTCGTTACTTCGGGAGAAAAAGGAGATGGCCCAGAATTACCCGAACTCTTAAAAATCAGTCAAGAAAATGGAATTAAGGTAGATACCATTATTGGTGATGGAGCTTACTCAGGAAAAGAAAACCTTAAATTAACTTCACTACAGGGTATAAATGTAGTAGCCAAGTTAAATCCTTCGATTACACAGGGGTTTAGAAAAGACCAGGACAAGTTTGATTATAATAAGGACGCTGATATGTTTGTGTGCCCAGCGGGTCATATGGCGATACGAAAAGCAAAACAAGGAAGAAAAAATGTTGGTGAAAACCAAGTACTCACCTTTTATTTTGATGTTGAAAAATGTAAGACCTGTCCTTTAAAAGACGGATGTTATAAACCCGGGGCAAAAACCAAAAGCTATTCGGTCTCCATAAAGTCAAATCTTCACCAAGAACAAATAATCTTTCAAGAAACCGATTATTACAAAGACAAAGCAAAACATAGATATAAAATAGAAGCTAAGAACGGTGAACTAAAAAATGTACATGGATATGGACGGGCTACTGCATATGGTATTGAGAAGATGCAAATGCAAGGTGCAATCGCAATATTTACCGTAAACTTGAAAAGAATACTCAAATTAGGAATGTAAACAAGAAAATCGAAAAAAAAAGACATAATACAAGACTGTACATGATAAAGTTGTAAAAACAGTCCAAAGCCCCAGTAATGAAAATGTAAATAAAAAAAGCGATCAAACAGAAACAAATTTTGTTTGATCGCTTTTTTTTATCCATTACTAAAAAAAAGAAACTTTTTCAGTAGCCTCCTTTTTAGCGGCTCTTTTTTTTCAATATAACCCACATTTTTTAAAAAGGTTAAGTTTAAAAATTATATCAGTCTATTCTTTTATAGTTTTCTGAAGAAATTTTATTGCCTTCATCATCTACGGTAATTTGTTTAAAGGAATCTTTATCTAATTGCAACTCAAATTTAAATACTTGAACGGTATCTTGAATTTTCATCATCATTTCAGAACCAAACTCTAGTTGTTCTTCCAAGTTATTTTCTGAATTTGAATACGAGCCATATCCAAACCATTCTGATGGATCATCTGGCGAATACCGCGTCCACATCACTTTTCCTTTACTGTAAATTTTTACCTGACGATAACCATTAATATTGGAAAGTGTGTCAGTTACATTCATACCGTCATAATTAAAACGGTTAACGAGCTCCCAAGTACCTTCTAAGGAAGGGTTTTTCAAAGATTTAAGAGGTGTAACATTAGTTGAAGAAACTAAAAATAACATCAAGAAAATCAATCCGATTAATTTTTTCATGATCATGTATTTTTAAATTGTTAGATACCAATAAGTTACGGTATTTTTTATTAATATGTAAGAAAATTACTAATATTTATTCATTATTTAAATTAACTGCCATGCCTGTTGAGTAATTCCTATTTATAGTTATTTAATTATTAGTTAATTGTTTTTTTAATTCAATATTTTAGATATATCATATTTGTTTCAGTAGTTATTTGATTGTATTATTTTTTTGTCCAATTTAGTATTCACAAATCAAACGAACCAAATATGAAAAAAGCATTTTTTTTACTTGCAGCAATCATTTACAATTTTAGTGGTTTTGCGCAAAATGTTGCAGGTACCTTAAAGGATGAGAACGGAGAGCCCTTGCCAGGGGTAACTGTGTTAGTCTTGGGTACTAGTAATGGAACAACATCTGATTTTGATGGAAATTTTACCATTGAATCTATGGAAGGAGACATCCTAAGATTTTCTTACTTAGGAATGAAAACAAAAGAAGTATCTGTATCCTCAGATAAACAAATGAATATTGTTTTGATAGAAGATGCAAGTGCTTTGGATGAAGTTGTCGTAACTGCTTTTGGGGTAGAAAAGAAGCAAAAATCACTAGGGTATTCCGTAACCCAAGTTAAAACTGAGAATTTAAATTTAGCAGGGCAGTCCAATGCTATCGAAAGTTTGCAAGGTAGGGTTGCGGGTGTACAAATTAATAGAACTTCAGGTACTTCAGGAGGTGGAGTTGATATTTTAATTAGAGGAGTGACATCGGTGAACCCTAATAGAAGTAATCAACCATTAATTATTGTTGATGGTATTGCATTAAATAATGATACTTTTTCTGGGGAAGTTAGGCCAAGCGCTGGTTCAAATTCAGCGAGTAGTTCAGAACAATTTGCTTTTTCTAATAGGGCAGGGGATATTAACCCTGAAGATATTGAAAGCTTCAATGTTTTAAAAGGAGCTGCAGCAACAGCTTTATATGGAGTCAGAGCATCGAACGGGGCTATAATAATTACAACAAAAAAAGGAAAGAAGGGCAAAGCGAAAGTTTCGTTAACTGCTTCTACAACCTTTAGAAATGTAAATAAAACGCCATCTTTGCAAACAACATACAGAGAAGGTTTTAATGGTTTACCAAGAACTCTTTATGATCCTTCTTCAGAAACAGGATTTAATAGAGTTGAGAATGCTACTTCTTTTTATAACTGGGGTCCAGAATATTCAGCAGATTCTGCAACCTTGAGTGATGGTACCATTGTAGATTTGACTGGAGATCAATTTTATAGCCCTTATGATCTTTTCAGAACAGGATTTAATTCTCAAGTCAATTTAAGTATTAGCGGAGCTGATGAAAAATTAGACTACTTTTTTTCATTAGGTAATAATAGTGAAGAAGGGGTATTACCGAATACTAATTATGAAAAAACTAATTTCAGGCTAAATTCAGGATATAAAGTAACAGATAATTTTAATATAAATACATCTATATCGTATACCAATTCTGGCGGAAAAAGAGCAAATGGAGGTGATAAATCGGTAATGAGTGCATTATCGTTTTATTCAAGTACATTTCCTATTAATGATTATAGGAATCCGGATGGCTCTGAACGCGACTATTCTTTCGGAATTATTGATAACCCAAGATATTTAATGGAAACAAGTAGCTTAATTGACGATGTAAATCGTTGGGTAGGTAATGCTACCTTTAATTGGGCGCTTAAAGATTGGGTAACCATTACATATGCAGCTCAAGTTGATAATTATTCAGATAAACGTAATCGTTTTGTAGGTGCCGACTTAGATGGGGGCTCTCAAGTTGGTGGCTTTATACTAAATCAAAATATAAATTTTACGGCACTAGAATCTAATTTTTTAATAGCCTTTAATAAAGATTGGTCTGATAAATTTACTACTGACCTTACATTGGGTCATCAAGTCTCTGATTCTAAAAGAGATTATGCAGAGGCTAGAGGCGAAGGTTTAAATGTGCCAGGTATTAATGAAATTGGGAATACAACTAATTTTTTTATAAATAATTCAGTTACTCAGTTACGAAACATGGGTGTTTTTGGTGAATTAAAATTTGGCTATGACGATAAATTATTTTTAACCTTAACAGGCAGAAATGATTGGCTGTCTACTTTGCCAAAAGAAAACAGATCGTTCTTTTACCCTTCTGCTAGTTTGGCCTATGATATTTCTGATGTATTTGGTGATAATAATGTATTTACTTTCGGTAAATTAAGAGCTTCTTGGGCTGAGGTAGGTAAAGGACCTGGTTTTGGTGATGTAGGGCAATATTTTATTGTCGATGGTGATTTCCCTTTTGGAGGTTCTGGAGGGTATAGGAGAAGTACACAATTAGGAGATTTAGAAATAGTTCCTGAAAGAAATCAGTCTACTGAGTTTGGCGCAGATTTAAGGTTTGCAAAAGATCGTATTAGATTAGATTATGCTTATTATAAAACTAGAGTTAAAGATCAGATTTTTACAGTAGGTACAGGGTATTCCTCAGGGTTATCAGGAATAACTAGAAATGCTGGTGATTTTGAAGTTTTTGGTCATGAATTATTAGTAAGTGCAAGTATTATTCAGAAAAAAGATCTTAAATGGGACTTAATTTTAAATTGGTCAACAAGTGAAGGAAAAGTTTTAGAAATCCCAGAAGACATAGAGTCTATAATTTTTGCAGATTCAGGAACTCCTGGTGTAACTTCTGAAATACGTGCAGGAGATAAGATGGGGTCGTTATATGGTTATAAATGGACCTATATTGATGGTGAGAGATATATTGCTTCAGATGGTTTACCTGTGATAAATTTTGATGAGCGTGTAAAAGTGGGCAATGCTTTTCCTGACTTTGTATCATCTATAGGGAGTGATTTTAAATGGAAAGGAATAGGATTTAATTTTCTATTTGAATATAAAAAAGGAGGCGATTTGTATGATTCTGGTTTAAGAAATTCTATAAGGAATGGAAATAGCTTGAGTACCTTATTTCGAGATGAATTGGTAGTACTTGATGGTGTTATGGATGACGGTAGTGGAGGTTATGTTGCCAATACATCAGAAGGGTTAATAGATCAAAATTATTATAGAAGTTCAACTCAATACAACAGAGCCTCAGAAGTTTTGATTCAAGATGCTTCATGGGTAAAACTTCGTAATGTAAGTCTTTCATACGAAATTCAAAGTAAGTTTATAAGTACATTAAATTTATCTAAAGTAAGTATAACTGCTAGTGCCAACAACATTTTAATATGGACACCCTTCGATGGTTTTGATCCGGAAGGAAATCAATACAGCGCAGGTAGTAATGTATATGGTTTTACAGGCTTAAGTGTTCCAATATCTGAAAGCTATTCATTAGGTGTAAACATAGGATTCTAAAAATATAAGTATGAAAAATATAATAACTAAAATAGTATTATTAGTCGCATTTACAGCTCTTTTTGTAGCCTGTAGTGAAGAGTATTTTGAAGTAAATACTCCATCAAATACTGCAACGCTAGAGGAGTTACGTATGCAAGATTTAATTGCACCAGTAATTCATAGTACAATGGAAGCCCAACGTTCTGCGGAGTTATCTTTTGGTAATTACGTCCAGAATTTTGTTAGCACTGGAGGAGGAGCAGCAGGGCAAACAATGGCAAGTGGACTCTGGGAACAGGTATATCTTTATATCTTACCAAATTTAAAGGTAATCAAAGAAAAAGCCATAGAAAGTAATGCAATACATATTGGAGCAATTACAGATATATTAACGGCCATTAATATTGGTATTGCTACAGATACTTGGGACAATATCCCTTATTCAGATGCAACTGACGGGCCTAATAATAGTTTTCCAATATTTGATACGCAAGAAGAGATATATACTCAAATATTTATTTTATTAGATGGTGCAATTTCTGCTTTAGAAACTACGGATAATTCTGGTTTTGCTTTAGGAAGTTCAGATCTCATTTATGGCGGAAATTCAGATAAATGGCTACGAACAGCTTATACTATAAAAGCACGTTACCAACTACACTTGGTAAATAAAGGTACTATGTCCGCTAATGATGTTATCGCAACAATTTCAAACGGTTATACTTCAACGGATGATGATTTTCTAATGTTTTATGATGATAAAAATATAAATCCTTGGTATTCTGTAGAGGTTCTGGCGAGATCAACGGGTAATTTCAGTAATGACATTGCAAGTCAATTAGTAAGTTCAATGAATGGCACGTATTATCCTTTTCAAGGAAGCACTGTTGTCATAGATCCTAGATTGCCATTATTTGCAGAAAGATCTAATGAGGATGTTGAATACAAAGGTTTCGTAAGTGGCGGCCTAGGGGTGTCTCCAGATGGTTCAGATGCTAATACAAGTTTTAAAACTGATGGATATTATACTAGTGTAGATTCTCCATTAATGTTAATTAGTTATGCCGAGGCTATGTTTATAAAGGCAGAAGCTGAATTCCTCGCTAATGGAGGTACGACCACTAGCGTAGGCTCAAATTTACGGGCTTATACGGCTTATATGGAAGGTATTCAGGCAAGTATGGATATGTATGGTGTTGACGCGTTAGACTACTTATTAGATGCGTCAATAGCAGTTGAAGAGACAGGCTTAATGTTAAACCATATTTTAAAAGAAAAATACATTCATAATTTTTTAAATCCAGAAACGTTTGTGGATTTTAGGAGATATGATTTTTCAGAGAATGTCTTTAAAGGACTTCAAATTAGATTGGAGGATTCGGCTGATTCTAATGAATATAGTGGGGAATGGTTTAGGAGAGCAGAATACCCAACCGTTGAGGTTTCTAGAAATGAAGCTAATGTTTTAGCAAATCAGAAAACTCCAATAACTCCTGTTTGGTGGGATAATTAATTTAACAAAAACATAAAATTACTGATGCTTAGATTTAATGTTATAATTAAATAATTTATTTTTAAATTTAAAGCTAAATGATAATTTATCATCTAGCTTTAAATTTTTCTATTATTTAAAGTATAAATTAATAACCTCACAAAGTGTATTAATATCCTCTTTGGTATGAGCAGCACTGATTATAATTCTACTCATGAGATTAGCATTTTCATTGGGGTACCTAAAACTGGTTACTAGAATATGGTGTTCTTCTAAGTAAGCTGTCAACTTTTCGTCCGAAAAAGTAAATGCAGGATGACCAAGCATAAATTTAAACTTCGATACTCTATCAATATTCTCTCTGAAATATTCAACATTTTGATAAAGTAGTACACGTTTTACATTCAATAAAGCTTCACTTTGATAAATACTTGCAAGGTTTGCTGGCGAAGCGGGACTTGCTCCTCCGAAAAAAATGGTGTTGGTAAGTTCTTTAATTCGATTAGAACTCGCAAAAATAGCACCGCCTTGTACACCAAAACCTTTGCCTAGAGAGCAACAAACAATTAGCTCCTTAGGATTCAAGTTTTCTATAATTCTAAAAACACCACCACCATTCTTACCTGTAATTCCTATGCCATGAGAATCATCTACAACGAGGATTACATCTTCTAAAGGTAGTGCTTGCAGTCCTTTATAATCAGGGAAATTAGCACCCGAAAAATCTATGGAATCAAGAAAAACTACAGGTGTATTTGTTTTATTTTTTTCCAAATGATCGCGAATAGCAATATTTAAAGATGAAAAAGTAACATATGAGGTAGGTTTGTTCTCTTCATGATTAGTAACATATAGAGCAGAATGTGTATTGGGCGTATAAAAGAATTTAAATTCCTTTTTATTCAAAAACTGACCTATAAATTGACCAGCCAAGTACCCGGAGGATAAGCTTAAACAAGCTTCACTACCTACTAATTTGGCAAGATAGCCCTCTACTTGGTCATAGATGTTAATCCGAATATTAGATTTTCTAGAGGCACCATAATTAGTACCGTATTTTCGGATATTATCAATATATAAATTTTGAAATTCAACATCCGTCTGCAAGCCTAAATAAGCAGTACCCCCAAAATAAAGATAATTGGTGCTGCCTACCTGAAGGTCTTTTCCTGGAAATGAATCAATGTATTTTATCATTATCTAAGTGTTATACCACTACCACCAAGTTTAGGGTATATTAAGCTGGCATCTTTACTAATGATGATACCATCTGCAATATCTTCTTTTAATAACATAGAACCGTCCATATCCACATAGTCTAATTGCGGTAATAATTGGGCAATTGCAGAGATGCCTACAGAAGACTCGGTCATACAACCCACCATTACTTTTAAACCTAAGTCTTTTCCTTCTTTTATCATACGCAAGGCAGGGGTTAGTCCACCACATTTTGTTAATTTAATATTGATGCCGCTAAAGTGCAAACCACATTTCTCTACATCGCTTTCTAAAATACAGCTTTCATCGGCAATAATAGGAAGAACACTATGGTGCATTACTTTTTCCATACCATCCCAATCATCAGCCTTTAGGGGTTGCTCTAAAAATTCTACCCCTAAATCTTTTAAAAGTGGAGCATTGAAAATAGTTTCTTCGGCTGTCCAAGCGCAATTAGCATCAATCCTGAAAATAGCATCGGTATGTTTTCGTAATTCTTTAACGATATTAACATCATTATCGGTACCTAACTTTATCTTATAAATAGGCCAAGGAGTTTCTTGCATTTTGGCTACCATTTTTTCAATACTAGCAATACCAATGGTGTAATTTGTAGTAGGGTAGTGGTCTAGGTTTGTATTCCAGATTTCATACAATGGCTTCCCTTTTAACTTGCCAAAGAGGTCATGAGCAGCTAAATCTAAAGCACAAATAGCAAAATTAGAAAGACCTTTATGGGTTAAAAATGTATGAAATATTTCTGGCGTTGTAAATGTATACGCCTGTATTGCTGTTCGTATGGCATTTATCTCCGCCATCATACTTTCTACAGAAATTTTATAGTATGGATTTGAGGTTGCTTCTCCGTATCCTGTTTGGCCATTTAAACTGAGGCTTGCAATTAATGTATTTTGAAAATCGTGAGACTCTCTAGAGATACTAAATGTGTGTTTTAAAGGTAATATGTATTTTTTTAAATCTAGCTGCATCGTATAATTCTTTGTACGAAAATAAGCAAAGACAAAATATAAAAAAACGAAAAGCCATTGAAATTTCAATGGCTTTTCGTGTAGTTGTGTTTATCGGTTAGTTGTTAAATGTAACACTGCCAGAAACATTCTTTTTAGTATCTACTTGGGCCTTTCCAGAATAGGATATATTCCCACCACTACTTGCATCTGCATGTAGCGTTTCAGAGACATTAATAGCAACATTAGCGCCACTACTTGCTTCTGCATTACAAAATTTTGTAGCTAACTCATTAGCACTAACATTTGATCCGCTGCTGGCATCAATAGTTGCATTTCCTGTTTCTCCTATTATTTTAATATTGGCACCACTGCTTGCATCAATATCTAAATTATCAGTAACTACTTTTAAATTTACTAGAGAACCACTACTAGAATCTATTGTTAGTCGTTCTGATTTTATAGTGTTTTTTGCAGTTAAATTTGCACCACTAGCGCTTTTTATTTCTGATATATTAGGCAAGGATACATAAACTTTTTTTGTGGCATTACCTATGTTTTCAATGGCATGTATTTTAAGAACATTATTGTTTATATCTGTTCCGATAAGAGCTATAATGTTCTCATCTGCTTCTACTGTAATTTCAAATATAGCTGCTTGGGTTACAATTACTTCTAGTCCTTCTGAGGCAGAAATTACTGTAAAATCTTCGTTCACAGGTCTACTATCTTTGGTTACTATTCCGTTTCCTTTCACACCAGATCCAAACTCACCTATTTTTATATCCATTCCACAGGAAGTTAAAAAAACGCTTAGGGCTAGTGTGATTGCAATTCTTACTAAAGTTGTCATGATTGTTGTTTTTATGATTGATGTAAAGTTGTTATTTATTTAGGTTGTTTTATAACTTATAAAACTCAACTGTTGTTTTTGATTGATGAATTGTAATGTATTGGAGGTAATAGGTATCACTAGTGGTTTAGTGTTTACGACCATAATAAATTTTTAATTTTGGTCAGCATCAACGTGGATTCCATTTTCATCTATTTTCAAAATGAATGATTCCCCGTTATCGTTAACATCAATGTCAATTCCGTCTTCATCTATTTTAATTTTTCCCTTTTCACCATTTTCATTGATGTTGATATCTATACCATTGGCATTTATTTTTACGTGGTTATTATCTTCAGAGATAGCTATTTCTTTATTAGGACAGTCTAAGCACTTTAGCGTTCCATTATTTCCCATGATCCATTTATAGTCATAGACATCACAGTCGTTAATGTCCGAATCATTTTTGGTGTTAATTCTCCAACAATTATCTGTATTGTTTAAAAATTTTAGAGCCATCCCTTTTGGTAAGTAGACAAATACTCGGACTTCCTGATTTTTAAATTTGTTTTCTCTTCTCGTGGTTAAGAATTCATTTAGTTCTAACGTATTTCCTTCTAGAGTATAGTCATAATTTATTTTTTCTGCAGTTTCCCTAGCATTTGGGAATGACTTTCCATTAGCATTTTTCTGAATTTCTATATGAATAAGAGAATCTTTAGAAGTCCTGAAGTTGAATTCGACGTCTTTTGAGGATAAAATTTCTTTTCCGTTATCATCATAACTAACGACCATATCGCCAATGTTTAACGTTCTTCTATTCCAATGCAAATCATTAGAGACAAAAGCAATATTTAAAGTGTCATTTGGGTTGTTTAAGTAGTATTCATTGTCTGTTATTGCACTATCCCAAAAAGCTCTAGATGCAGCTTGTTTACCGGCAAGAATCATAATTGCAATAAGTGAAATTAACCATAAACCTAATAAGGTAAATTTAGCAACAGCTCCAATAGATTTTAAATTAGTGATAAGAATTTTTAAACCAAGATACATTAGAAAAAATAGCGGAATAGCCACCAATAGAAAAGCAAATATGGCTACAATCCAAAAAGGAGTGTCTGTTGCATCTACCAATTCATATAAGTTTAAAGGGCCTAGGTGTATCGTATCAAAAACACCCAATGTAAAGAAACCAACTAACATAGCAATTAATCCTGCCCCTCCTGTAAGTATTAATAAGATACCGACAAATTTACCTATGATTTTGAAGAAAAACATAATGATTTCTCCGAGGGTGTCAAAAAAAGTTTTGCCGCTACTTTTAACTTTATTTCCTACTTTTTCATAGTCAACATTTTTTACACGGTCTGCAACTTCATCAAAACCTTCTTTTACTTTGCGTTCAATATTGCTAATGTTTACATCTTCACCACGCATGTCTAATTTTTGAGCGGTTGTTTTGGCTTCAGGAATCAAAATCCATAGTAAGCCATAAATAAAAGCAAAACTTCCTCCAGACCCAACAGTGAAAACAACCCAAAGAATACGCACCCAAATAGGGTCTAAGCCAATATAATGGCCTATGCCTGCAGAAACACCAGCAACATACTTAGCTTCAATATCACGGTATAATTTTTTAACTCTTTTTGGTTCTTTAGAAGCCTTTACGGGCTCATCGTCAAAAATATCTTCATCAACCATATAGTCTTCTGGTTGCCCCATGATAGCGATAACTTCATCTACTTCTTTGGTGGTAATTACTTGACGTTCATTAGCCAATTTTTCATGAAAAAGTTCTGCAATTCTAGCTTCAATATCTGCTAAAATCTCATCGCTTCCAGAGGTATTTGCAAACGATCTTTTTACAGATTCAAGATAGTGTCGCATTTTGTTATAGGCATTTTCATCAATATGAAAAAGTATGTTAGCGAGGTTTATATTTACAGTCTTGTTCATCGTTAGTTATTTTTGTTGTTGGTCACTAGGTTAGTAGCACTTCGTAATTCATCCCAAGTAGTATCTAGTTCTTTTAGAAATAGCTTACCTGTTTCAGTTAATGTATAGTATTTTCTTGGGGGGCCAGAAGTAGACTCTTCCCAGCGGTAATTTAATAGGCCTGCATTTTTTAGTCGGGTTAATAAAG
This genomic stretch from Cellulophaga algicola DSM 14237 harbors:
- a CDS encoding IS1182 family transposase, whose product is MLLQQQKIQLSAYSDLYDLIVPKDNLLRKINELIDFSFIYDELASKYCSNNGRNAESPVRMFKYLLLKTIYTVSDVDVVDRSRFDMSFKYFLEMTPEEDVINPSSLTKFRKLRLKDTDLLNLLIGKTVAIAIEKGIVRSKSIIVDATHTLSKSNPFSAVQVLKERSRILRRAIYAVDQDWKERMPKKNEDDDLQNEITYCKELEKVIGSDPTLGLIPAVKEKLNLLKETVADTQDNYIVSTDKDARTGHKSADSSFFGYKTHIAMTEERIITAAVVTSGEKGDGPELPELLKISQENGIKVDTIIGDGAYSGKENLKLTSLQGINVVAKLNPSITQGFRKDQDKFDYNKDADMFVCPAGHMAIRKAKQGRKNVGENQVLTFYFDVEKCKTCPLKDGCYKPGAKTKSYSVSIKSNLHQEQIIFQETDYYKDKAKHRYKIEAKNGELKNVHGYGRATAYGIEKMQMQGAIAIFTVNLKRILKLGM
- a CDS encoding SusC/RagA family TonB-linked outer membrane protein, with protein sequence MKKAFFLLAAIIYNFSGFAQNVAGTLKDENGEPLPGVTVLVLGTSNGTTSDFDGNFTIESMEGDILRFSYLGMKTKEVSVSSDKQMNIVLIEDASALDEVVVTAFGVEKKQKSLGYSVTQVKTENLNLAGQSNAIESLQGRVAGVQINRTSGTSGGGVDILIRGVTSVNPNRSNQPLIIVDGIALNNDTFSGEVRPSAGSNSASSSEQFAFSNRAGDINPEDIESFNVLKGAAATALYGVRASNGAIIITTKKGKKGKAKVSLTASTTFRNVNKTPSLQTTYREGFNGLPRTLYDPSSETGFNRVENATSFYNWGPEYSADSATLSDGTIVDLTGDQFYSPYDLFRTGFNSQVNLSISGADEKLDYFFSLGNNSEEGVLPNTNYEKTNFRLNSGYKVTDNFNINTSISYTNSGGKRANGGDKSVMSALSFYSSTFPINDYRNPDGSERDYSFGIIDNPRYLMETSSLIDDVNRWVGNATFNWALKDWVTITYAAQVDNYSDKRNRFVGADLDGGSQVGGFILNQNINFTALESNFLIAFNKDWSDKFTTDLTLGHQVSDSKRDYAEARGEGLNVPGINEIGNTTNFFINNSVTQLRNMGVFGELKFGYDDKLFLTLTGRNDWLSTLPKENRSFFYPSASLAYDISDVFGDNNVFTFGKLRASWAEVGKGPGFGDVGQYFIVDGDFPFGGSGGYRRSTQLGDLEIVPERNQSTEFGADLRFAKDRIRLDYAYYKTRVKDQIFTVGTGYSSGLSGITRNAGDFEVFGHELLVSASIIQKKDLKWDLILNWSTSEGKVLEIPEDIESIIFADSGTPGVTSEIRAGDKMGSLYGYKWTYIDGERYIASDGLPVINFDERVKVGNAFPDFVSSIGSDFKWKGIGFNFLFEYKKGGDLYDSGLRNSIRNGNSLSTLFRDELVVLDGVMDDGSGGYVANTSEGLIDQNYYRSSTQYNRASEVLIQDASWVKLRNVSLSYEIQSKFISTLNLSKVSITASANNILIWTPFDGFDPEGNQYSAGSNVYGFTGLSVPISESYSLGVNIGF
- a CDS encoding SusD/RagB family nutrient-binding outer membrane lipoprotein; the protein is MKNIITKIVLLVAFTALFVACSEEYFEVNTPSNTATLEELRMQDLIAPVIHSTMEAQRSAELSFGNYVQNFVSTGGGAAGQTMASGLWEQVYLYILPNLKVIKEKAIESNAIHIGAITDILTAINIGIATDTWDNIPYSDATDGPNNSFPIFDTQEEIYTQIFILLDGAISALETTDNSGFALGSSDLIYGGNSDKWLRTAYTIKARYQLHLVNKGTMSANDVIATISNGYTSTDDDFLMFYDDKNINPWYSVEVLARSTGNFSNDIASQLVSSMNGTYYPFQGSTVVIDPRLPLFAERSNEDVEYKGFVSGGLGVSPDGSDANTSFKTDGYYTSVDSPLMLISYAEAMFIKAEAEFLANGGTTTSVGSNLRAYTAYMEGIQASMDMYGVDALDYLLDASIAVEETGLMLNHILKEKYIHNFLNPETFVDFRRYDFSENVFKGLQIRLEDSADSNEYSGEWFRRAEYPTVEVSRNEANVLANQKTPITPVWWDN
- a CDS encoding aminotransferase class I/II-fold pyridoxal phosphate-dependent enzyme is translated as MIKYIDSFPGKDLQVGSTNYLYFGGTAYLGLQTDVEFQNLYIDNIRKYGTNYGASRKSNIRINIYDQVEGYLAKLVGSEACLSLSSGYLAGQFIGQFLNKKEFKFFYTPNTHSALYVTNHEENKPTSYVTFSSLNIAIRDHLEKNKTNTPVVFLDSIDFSGANFPDYKGLQALPLEDVILVVDDSHGIGITGKNGGGVFRIIENLNPKELIVCCSLGKGFGVQGGAIFASSNRIKELTNTIFFGGASPASPANLASIYQSEALLNVKRVLLYQNVEYFRENIDRVSKFKFMLGHPAFTFSDEKLTAYLEEHHILVTSFRYPNENANLMSRIIISAAHTKEDINTLCEVINLYFK
- a CDS encoding dipeptide epimerase; the protein is MQLDLKKYILPLKHTFSISRESHDFQNTLIASLSLNGQTGYGEATSNPYYKISVESMMAEINAIRTAIQAYTFTTPEIFHTFLTHKGLSNFAICALDLAAHDLFGKLKGKPLYEIWNTNLDHYPTTNYTIGIASIEKMVAKMQETPWPIYKIKLGTDNDVNIVKELRKHTDAIFRIDANCAWTAEETIFNAPLLKDLGVEFLEQPLKADDWDGMEKVMHHSVLPIIADESCILESDVEKCGLHFSGINIKLTKCGGLTPALRMIKEGKDLGLKVMVGCMTESSVGISAIAQLLPQLDYVDMDGSMLLKEDIADGIIISKDASLIYPKLGGSGITLR
- a CDS encoding head GIN domain-containing protein translates to MTTLVRIAITLALSVFLTSCGMDIKIGEFGSGVKGNGIVTKDSRPVNEDFTVISASEGLEVIVTQAAIFEITVEADENIIALIGTDINNNVLKIHAIENIGNATKKVYVSLPNISEIKSASGANLTAKNTIKSERLTIDSSSGSLVNLKVVTDNLDIDASSGANIKIIGETGNATIDASSGSNVSANELATKFCNAEASSGANVAINVSETLHADASSGGNISYSGKAQVDTKKNVSGSVTFNN
- a CDS encoding PspC domain-containing protein, with translation MNKTVNINLANILFHIDENAYNKMRHYLESVKRSFANTSGSDEILADIEARIAELFHEKLANERQVITTKEVDEVIAIMGQPEDYMVDEDIFDDEPVKASKEPKRVKKLYRDIEAKYVAGVSAGIGHYIGLDPIWVRILWVVFTVGSGGSFAFIYGLLWILIPEAKTTAQKLDMRGEDVNISNIERKVKEGFDEVADRVKNVDYEKVGNKVKSSGKTFFDTLGEIIMFFFKIIGKFVGILLILTGGAGLIAMLVGFFTLGVFDTIHLGPLNLYELVDATDTPFWIVAIFAFLLVAIPLFFLMYLGLKILITNLKSIGAVAKFTLLGLWLISLIAIMILAGKQAASRAFWDSAITDNEYYLNNPNDTLNIAFVSNDLHWNRRTLNIGDMVVSYDDNGKEILSSKDVEFNFRTSKDSLIHIEIQKNANGKSFPNARETAEKINYDYTLEGNTLELNEFLTTRRENKFKNQEVRVFVYLPKGMALKFLNNTDNCWRINTKNDSDINDCDVYDYKWIMGNNGTLKCLDCPNKEIAISEDNNHVKINANGIDININENGEKGKIKIDEDGIDIDVNDNGESFILKIDENGIHVDADQN
- a CDS encoding PadR family transcriptional regulator → MNVENTKAQMRKGVLEYCILSILNGEDKYASEILETLKNAKMLVVEGTIYPLLTRLKNAGLLNYRWEESTSGPPRKYYTLTETGKLFLKELDTTWDELRSATNLVTNNKNN